The Aminithiophilus ramosus genome contains a region encoding:
- a CDS encoding sugar 3,4-ketoisomerase, which produces MSALISLRQAQTIKRQEACEECLCVWEAGCHVPFEIKRAYHIGGVEAGIVRGHHAHKSLEQILLCPYGTIEVTLDDGTLKESVLLDRPDKGLYVGPAQWRTMKWIVTGSVLFVFASQHYDEADYIRDYHAFLAFARKEQ; this is translated from the coding sequence GTGAGCGCTTTGATTTCTCTCCGGCAGGCACAAACGATCAAACGACAAGAAGCGTGCGAAGAATGTCTTTGCGTTTGGGAAGCCGGTTGTCACGTTCCTTTCGAGATCAAGCGGGCCTACCACATCGGGGGCGTTGAAGCGGGCATCGTTCGGGGGCATCACGCCCACAAAAGCCTGGAACAAATTCTCCTCTGTCCCTATGGAACCATCGAAGTAACCCTTGACGACGGGACCCTGAAAGAATCTGTGCTCCTTGACCGTCCCGACAAAGGACTCTATGTTGGGCCAGCCCAATGGCGTACCATGAAGTGGATTGTCACCGGCAGTGTCCTTTTTGTCTTTGCATCCCAGCACTACGATGAGGCGGACTACATTCGGGATTACCATGCTTTTCTTGCCTTCGCCAGGAAGGAGCAATGA